In Dermacentor silvarum isolate Dsil-2018 chromosome 2, BIME_Dsil_1.4, whole genome shotgun sequence, the following proteins share a genomic window:
- the LOC119440363 gene encoding uncharacterized protein LOC119440363: MTDNSAAEKAALQAVWPQGTQLLCFFHVAQAEWRWLTAGRNNIGKEQRRSLMSAFRQIMYADSTEKLESAIKNFRESSHTSYLSRVEAFLDRKEEWVLLFRSKLTTRGHNTNNFAEASIRILKDIVLSRTKAFNAVALVESISEVWELYFKSRILKHAHNRVPTHQLLYDSLLKKTPEGAQASVVSLGDNCFLVPSFQKNGEIYDVCRDIGTCTCRAGCTDAFCKHQALVHKHFGGIFPNCPALTITDRHELGRLALGDLCPGIEFFSNFCDTNEVQSEHGPALQQEMCPANANENEERADPPAVLGREVCPTSGLEQQDSQVCATFHAQVNQKWV; the protein is encoded by the exons ATGACGGACAATTCTGCCGCAGAGAAAGCAGCCCTGCAAGCTGTTTGGCCCCAGGGGACACAGCTGCTTTGCTTTTTTCATGTTGCACAAGCAGAGTGGAGGTGGCTCACGGCAGGTCGCAACAACATCGGAAAAGAGCAGAGAAGAAGTCTCATGTCAGCATTCCGGCAG ATCATGTATGCTGACAGCACTGAAAAGCTGGAGAGTGCTATCAAAAACTTCCGAGAGAGTTCCCACACATCATATCTATCACGTGTGGAAGCCTTTTTGGACCGGAAAGAAGAGTGGGTGCTGTTGTTTCGTAGCAAGCTCACAACACGTGGCCACAACACCAATAATTTTGCAGAGGCTTCCATTCGGATTTTGAAAGATATTGTTCTTTCAAGAACAAAAGCATTTAATGCTGTGGCTCTAGTGGAGTCAATATCAGAAGTATGGGAGCTCTACTTCAAGAGCAGAATTTTAAAGCACGCGCACAACCGTGTCCCCACACACCAGCTGCTCTACGACAGCCTTCTGAAGAAAACACCAGAAGGAGCTCAGGCATCAGTCGTCTCACTTGGGGACAACTGCTTTTTGGTGCCAAGCTTCCAAAAGAACGGCGAAATTTATGATGTGTGCAGAGATATAGGCACGTGTACATGCCGAGCTGGTTGCACAGATGCCTTCTGCAAGCACCAGGCGCTTGTACACAAACATTTTGGTGGTATTTTTCCGAACTGCCCAGCACTGACAATAACTGACCGCCATGAACTGGGAAGACTGGCCCTCGGAGATTTGTGCCCAGGCATAGAGTTTTTTTCAAACTTCTGTGACACCAACGAAGTGCAAAGTGAGCATGGCCCAGCACTTCAACAAGAAATGTGTCCTGCTAATGCAAACGAGAATGAAGAGAGAGCAGACCCTCCAGCTGTCCTTGGACGAGAAGTGTGTCCAACATCAGGCCTCGAGCAGCAAGACAGCCAGGTGTGTGCCACTTTCCATGCTCAGGTTAATCAAAAGTGGGTATAA